Proteins encoded in a region of the Quercus lobata isolate SW786 chromosome 8, ValleyOak3.0 Primary Assembly, whole genome shotgun sequence genome:
- the LOC115956696 gene encoding uncharacterized protein LOC115956696, which produces MQRHVETQYHGDWVKGLLRSIGHTTSVMAEWWALRDNLNLAIQLGISQLEIELDAKVIVEMLKSTNCPNKSFTTLLCDCRCLMAKFKQVRVGHVFREANKCADLLAKRGCPLMENFVVFDTSPSDDLNILLEAYRNGLFYYRHVANILASVAIL; this is translated from the coding sequence ATGCAGCGTCATGTGGAAACCCAGTACCATGGAGATTGGGTTAAGGGGCTTTTGAGATCAATTGGACACACTACTAGTGTCATGGCTGAGTGGTGGGCATTGCGTGACAACCTGAATTTGGCCATTCAATTAGGAATAAGCCAACTAGAAATAGAGCTTGATGCCAAGGTGATTGTGGAGATGCTCAAAAGTACAAACTGTCCTAACAAAAGTTTTACTACTTTACTGTGTGATTGCAGGTGTCTCATGGCCAAGTTCAAGCAGGTTCGGGTGGGGCATGTGTTTAGAGAGGCGAATAAATGTGCCGACCTTTTGGCTAAGAGGGGTTGTCCCTTGATGGagaattttgttgtgtttgataCCTCTCCCTCTGATGATTTAAATATATTGCTTGAAGCTTATAGGAATGGGTTGTTTTATTATAGGCATGTTGCCAATATTTTGGCCTCTGTGGCCATTTTGTAA